From the genome of Nakamurella flavida:
GCGCCGGCAACCAGGTCGTGCTCTACGGCTCGCGCACCGGCCTGGACGGCATCGGCGGGGTGTCGGTGCTCGCCTCCGACACCTTCTCCGGTGATGCCCACGCCGGTGGAGGGAGCAACGCCCGCCGCAAGCTCCCCAGCGTGCAGGTCGGCGACCCGTTCGCCGAGAAGGTCCTCATCGAGGCCACTCTCGAGGTCTTCGCGGCCGGGTTGGTCGTCGGCATCCAGGATCTGGGTGGGGCCGGGTTGTCCTGCGCCACGTCGGAACTGGCCGCGGCCGGTGACGGCGGCATGCGCATCGATCTGGACGCGGTGCCGCTGCGCGCCGACATCATGAGCGCGGCGGAGATCCTCTCCAGCGAGTCGCAGGAGCGCATGTGCGCGGTCGTCCCGCCGGAGAACGTCGAGGCCTTCCTCGCCGTCTGCCGCAAGTGGGAGATCGAGGCCGCCGTCATCGGCGAGGTCACCGAGGGCGGCCGACTGGTCATCACCCACCACGGGCAGACCGTGGTGGACGTGCCGCCGCGCACCGTGGCCCACGAGGGTCCGGTGTACGAGCGACCGGTGGCCCGGCCGGACAGCCAGGACGCGCTGATCGCCGACACCACGGCGGGTCTCGCCCGGCCGTCCTCCCCGGACGAGCTACGTGAGCTGCTGCTGACCATGATCGCGTCGCCCAACCTGTGCTCTCGGGCGTGGGTGACCGATCAGTACGACCGGTACGTGCGGGGCAACACCGTGCTCGCGCAGCCGGCCGACGCCGGGATCATCCGGATCTCCGAGGCGCTCGGCGACAGCCCGGCGACCACGCTGCTGGACGGTCCGGAACGCGGCATCGCCATGGCCACCGACTGCAACTCGCGCTACACCATGCTCGACCCGTACACCGGGGCGCAGCTCGCGCTGGCCGAGGCGTACCGCAACGTGGTCACCACCGGCGCCGTGCCGACCGCCGTCACCAACTGCCTGAACTTCGGCAACCCCGAGGACCCGTCGGTCATGTGGCAACTGAGCCAGGCCATCCACGGTCTCGCCGACGGCTGTGCCGAGCTCGGGATCCCGGTCACCGGCGGCAATGTCAGCCTCTACAACCAGACCGCCGGGACGAACATCCTGCCCACCCCGGTGGTCGGCGTGCTCGGCATCATCGACGACGTGCGCCGCCGCACCATCCCCGGTATCGGCCACGACGACGGCGAGACCCTGCTGCTGCTCGGCGACACCCTCGACGAGTTCGACGGGTCCGAGTGGGCCCGGGTCGTGCACGACCACCTCGGCGGGGTGCCGCCGCGGGTCGACCTGGCCGCCGAGAAGCGGCTCGGCGAGATCCTCGTCGCCGGCTCGCGTGACGGGATGATCTCCGCCGCGCACGACCTGTCCGAGGGCGGGCTGGCCCAGGCCGCGGTCGAGATGTGCCTGTCCGGGGAGACCGGGGCCCGCCTCGTGCTGCCGACCGGATCCGATCCGTTCGTGCAGCTGTTCTCCGAGACCACGGCCCGGGTGCTCGTCGCCGTACCGCGGACGGAGGAGCTCCGGTTCACCGAGATGTGCACGGTGCGCCAGCAGCCCTTCACCCGCATCGGCGTGGTCGACGCCAACGACCCGGCCGGGCACGCCCTGGACATCCAGGGCGTCGGCCGGTTCGAGCTGGCCGATCTGCGGGCCGCCTGGTCGGGCACGCTGCCGGCACTGTTCGGCTGACGGTCACGACGGGCGGGGTGGGGGGCTTTCGATGCGCATCCTGGTGCTGAACGTCAACACGACGGAGTCGATGACGGCGGCGATCGGCCGGCAGGCGTCGGCCGCCGCCGCCCCCGGCACCGAGATCGTCGCGCTCACCCCGGGTTTCGGGGCGGAGTCGGTGGAGGGCAACTACGAGAGCCATCTCGCGGCGATCGCGGTGATGGAGACCGTGCGCGCCTACCCGGAGCCGTTCGACGCGGTCATCCAGGCCGGGTACGGCGAACACGGCCGGGAGGGCCTGCAGGAGCTGCTGGACGTCCCCGTCGTGGACATCACCGAGGCGGCGGCGAGCACGGCGATGTACCTGGGCCGCTCGTACTCGGTGGTCACCACCCTCGACCGGACGGTGCCGCTCATCGAGGACCGGCTGCTGCTCGCCGGGCTGTCCGCGCGCTGCGCGTCGGTGCGGGCCAGCGGGATGGCCGTGCTGGAGCTGGAGAGCGACCCGGCGGGGGCGGTCGAGGCCATCGTCGGGCAGGCCGAACTCGCCGTCCGGGACGACCGGGCCGAGGTCATCGTGCTCGGCTGCGGCGGCATGGCTGGCCTCACCGAGCAGGTCGTCGCCCGGACCGGGGTGCCCGTCGTGGACGGGGTCGCCGCCGCGGTCACCGTGGCCGAGTCCCTCGTCCGGCTGGGGCTCACCACGTCCAAGGTGCGCACGTACGCCCCCGCCCGGCCCAAGGCGTTCCGCAACTGGCCCCCCGGTGCCGCACCGCGGTGATCGCCCTACCCTGACCCGATGATCGACGAGGTCCACCGGTGAACGAGCCGGTGCACCCCGGTGCACGCGGAGCGGCGGCGGGGTCGGACTTCCGCGACCCCGGGCCGGTCCCGGCCACCGGGCGGGCGAACTTCCGCGGGCTGCCGAACCTGGTCGGGCGGGACCGGGACACAGCCCGGTTCATCGGGGTCGGTCTCCTCCTCATCGCTGTCGGGTTTCCGCTGCTGATTTTCCTCGTGACGCCGGCACGGTCGGCGCATGCCTTCGGCTATGCCCGCCCGACCGTCGTCACCGTCGAGCAGGTGACTGAAAAACCCCACCGCAAGCGCCACCACGATCCGTCCTGGCGGGTCGAGGTGAGCTGGACCCAGGACGGCGTGGAACGGACGGGAGAGGGTGTGCTCCGCGGGCCGGTGCAGCCGACGCAGGTCGGAGACCGGCTGGACGCGCAGGTGTCTGGTACCGGGGGTGGCGAAGGTTCGGTCTCCTTCGCCTCTGCCGCCGACGACCGGGCGCTCGTCTTCGGCGTTCTCGCTGCGTCCGTGGCGAGCGCGGTCGGCGGGGTGATCCTGTTCCGCAGCTCGGGAGAACGCAAGAAGCTGCTCCGGGTCGTCGGTCGGTCCGCCCCGCGGCGGGCCGTGGTCCGGGCGGTGGAGCGGAACCCGTTCGTGTGGGAAGACTCCGGTCCCACTCGGGTGGTGTCGCTCGTCGAGTTCGGTCCGACGCCCGGGCCGGGAGGTCCGGACCGGCCGGCCGGCCCCGGCGGCGCGGGCCACGTCGTCCTCCGATCCGGCGAGGTCGACCTCCTCGACCCGGGCGACGTCATCGACATCTGGCGCAACGCCGGACGCGGTGAACAACAGGTGGCCGTGCGTCGGGCGAGCGACGGCACCTGGTGGGTGGGGCGGGGGAAAGCACCCACGACGTGAGCCCGACCCGGGAGACCGTTCGTCGGCGGTCGGGCACTTCCTCTCGTCGGCACGGAGGGCCGACGTGCACCGCACACCCACCCGGCCGGGTCCGCACGGGTCCGCCGTCCGGACCGAGTGGCCGGAGGGTCCGCCTCGCGTGGGTACGGTGGCGAACGGCACGGCACCCGCCCTGCGGCGGGTGGGCCCCACGGCCGACCGGCTCAGCGCGGAACCGGTCCACCCCGACCACGGGCGGCGAGCACGACACGTCCTGGTCCGCGCACCAGGAGGAGCCCCATGCAGGAGACCGCGTCCGCCCCCGACAGTCCCGCTCCCACGTCCTCGGCGATGCGGCGGGCGCTGCGCCGGGCCCGGGACGGCGTCACCCTGGACGCCGTCGAGGCCGGAGTCCTGCTGCACGCCCGCGGGGACGACCTCACCGAGCTGTGCCGCATCGCCGCGGCCGTGCGCGACGCGGGTCTGGCTGACGCCGGCCGCCCCGGCGTCATCACCT
Proteins encoded in this window:
- the purL gene encoding phosphoribosylformylglycinamidine synthase subunit PurL, giving the protein MTAPEPGALHHPDAAELLDITDPVGAVELVEPPAGPGPIDTVERAEGSPDEEQPYRELGLKDDEYARIREILGRRPTAAELAMYSVMWSEHCSYKSSKVHLRYFGETTTEAMKAQMLAGIGENAGVVDIGNGYAVTFKVESHNHPSFVEPYQGAATGVGGIVRDILAMGARPVAVMDQLRFGPADAPDSQRVVPGIVAGVAGYGNSLGLPNIGGEVVFDPSYAGNPLVNAACIGVLRSADMYTAHASGAGNQVVLYGSRTGLDGIGGVSVLASDTFSGDAHAGGGSNARRKLPSVQVGDPFAEKVLIEATLEVFAAGLVVGIQDLGGAGLSCATSELAAAGDGGMRIDLDAVPLRADIMSAAEILSSESQERMCAVVPPENVEAFLAVCRKWEIEAAVIGEVTEGGRLVITHHGQTVVDVPPRTVAHEGPVYERPVARPDSQDALIADTTAGLARPSSPDELRELLLTMIASPNLCSRAWVTDQYDRYVRGNTVLAQPADAGIIRISEALGDSPATTLLDGPERGIAMATDCNSRYTMLDPYTGAQLALAEAYRNVVTTGAVPTAVTNCLNFGNPEDPSVMWQLSQAIHGLADGCAELGIPVTGGNVSLYNQTAGTNILPTPVVGVLGIIDDVRRRTIPGIGHDDGETLLLLGDTLDEFDGSEWARVVHDHLGGVPPRVDLAAEKRLGEILVAGSRDGMISAAHDLSEGGLAQAAVEMCLSGETGARLVLPTGSDPFVQLFSETTARVLVAVPRTEELRFTEMCTVRQQPFTRIGVVDANDPAGHALDIQGVGRFELADLRAAWSGTLPALFG
- a CDS encoding aspartate/glutamate racemase family protein, which codes for MRILVLNVNTTESMTAAIGRQASAAAAPGTEIVALTPGFGAESVEGNYESHLAAIAVMETVRAYPEPFDAVIQAGYGEHGREGLQELLDVPVVDITEAAASTAMYLGRSYSVVTTLDRTVPLIEDRLLLAGLSARCASVRASGMAVLELESDPAGAVEAIVGQAELAVRDDRAEVIVLGCGGMAGLTEQVVARTGVPVVDGVAAAVTVAESLVRLGLTTSKVRTYAPARPKAFRNWPPGAAPR